A genomic region of Vibrio sp. 10N contains the following coding sequences:
- a CDS encoding linear amide C-N hydrolase, producing MNKSILSLALVATLSTGYVADSIACTSAIYNNGEASLSVRTMDWFGHDDAIVVGAGKGMANQYGDTKEAVQTKSKYASLKIKSFAPQLVAEAMNEQGLVARILYLGNDYTEMAPDRAGVPDVAASQFPNYAVDNFASVAEVVDNLNHIDVIQDKVCDLPGHENECVPAPVHYHLTDATGNSAVIEFVHGEVKIYHGDVTEAASVQYLSNDPEFGFHINLDKEQTESGSTIRAYDRRLRAKEVIEDMYARDVKDNTAALNSLKAAGTSVFAGYDQLDPYFNDVFPTLWTIYTDQNAKEIYLDRYDTWQVEQYNFSMFNNNEAKEVVLGAHPNTNQ from the coding sequence ATGAACAAGTCAATCTTAAGCCTAGCGCTCGTCGCCACCCTATCCACTGGTTATGTCGCCGACAGCATCGCATGTACGTCAGCAATTTATAACAATGGAGAGGCAAGCCTATCTGTAAGAACCATGGACTGGTTTGGTCATGACGACGCGATTGTTGTTGGTGCTGGTAAAGGTATGGCAAATCAATATGGCGATACTAAAGAAGCGGTGCAAACGAAGAGCAAATATGCGTCTTTGAAGATCAAATCTTTCGCCCCTCAACTTGTTGCTGAAGCGATGAATGAACAAGGTCTGGTTGCCCGCATTTTATATCTTGGCAATGACTACACCGAAATGGCTCCGGATCGCGCAGGTGTACCGGATGTTGCCGCTTCGCAATTCCCTAACTATGCGGTTGATAACTTTGCTTCTGTCGCAGAGGTAGTCGACAACCTAAACCACATTGATGTAATTCAAGATAAGGTGTGTGACCTACCTGGACATGAGAATGAGTGCGTACCAGCACCCGTTCATTACCACCTTACGGACGCAACGGGCAACAGTGCGGTCATTGAGTTTGTGCACGGAGAGGTGAAAATCTACCATGGTGATGTCACCGAGGCGGCCAGTGTTCAATACTTATCCAATGATCCAGAATTTGGCTTCCATATCAATTTGGACAAGGAACAGACCGAATCGGGTTCAACCATACGCGCGTATGATCGCCGCTTGCGCGCCAAAGAAGTCATTGAAGATATGTACGCAAGAGACGTAAAAGACAATACGGCGGCGCTCAATAGTTTGAAAGCAGCAGGGACATCTGTGTTTGCAGGTTACGACCAACTGGATCCTTATTTTAACGATGTCTTCCCAACACTTTGGACGATATATACCGATCAAAACGCTAAAGAAATCTACCTTGATCGCTACGACACATGGCAAGTAGAACAATACAATTTCAGTATGTTCAATAACAATGAGGCGAAAGAAGTCGTACTC
- a CDS encoding Mpo1 family 2-hydroxy fatty acid dioxygenase, with amino-acid sequence MKSLQQWLDAYGESHQNTTNRKIHKVAVPGIYLSIVGLIWCIPPMSLGDVVINWVWVVMLPVMFFYFRLSRSVFIQMLLFTLACLAIITFASMLGVSIFALSVVLFVILWIMQFVGHKIEGKKPSFFDDLQFLLIGPIWVFRQK; translated from the coding sequence ATGAAGTCATTGCAGCAATGGTTAGATGCCTATGGGGAGAGTCACCAAAACACGACGAACCGCAAAATCCATAAAGTGGCGGTGCCCGGTATTTATCTATCAATCGTTGGGCTGATTTGGTGTATCCCACCTATGTCTTTAGGGGACGTGGTGATAAATTGGGTTTGGGTTGTTATGCTGCCAGTGATGTTCTTTTATTTTAGGCTGTCGCGTTCGGTATTCATTCAGATGTTGTTGTTCACTTTGGCTTGCCTTGCCATCATTACCTTTGCCAGCATGCTTGGTGTATCGATTTTTGCCTTATCGGTAGTGCTGTTTGTGATCTTATGGATCATGCAATTTGTCGGACACAAAATTGAAGGCAAGAAGCCCTCTTTTTTTGATGATCTTCAGTTTCTTTTGATAGGCCCTATCTGGGTGTTTAGGCAAAAATAA
- the nhaD gene encoding sodium:proton antiporter NhaD codes for MKKISRWPTFLLPLLFATSSFASPSASSDALNFTQSTVGYASLLIFGIAYTLVMMEEYLKLRKSKPVLLAAGLIWILIGFVYKDIGQLDIAKSALEHNLLEYAELLLFLLVAMTYISAMEERRLFDALQSWMVGKGFDFRSLFWITGILSFFISPIADNLTTALLMCAVVLKVGGSNLKFVNIACINIVVAANAGGAFSPFGDITTLMVWQAGHVSFSEFLPLFVPSVVNYLVPALIMSLFVPKTQPDAVHSHVELKRGAFRIVGLFILTIATAVAFHAVLHFPPVMGMMMGLAYLQFFGFFLRKTLPRSIAKKKAMAIANNDEAALKRLGSIVPFDVFRRVSHAEWDTLLFFYGVVMCVGGLSLLGYLSVVSEIMYTQWDPIWANVMVGILSAIVDNIPVMFAVLTMNPELSMGNWLLVTLTAGVGGSLLSVGSAAGVALMGAAHGKYTFFGHLKWMPVIAIGYAASIFVHLSMNGGLF; via the coding sequence ATGAAGAAAATAAGTCGGTGGCCAACCTTTTTACTCCCCCTTTTATTCGCCACCTCTAGTTTCGCTTCACCTAGTGCATCATCTGACGCGCTTAATTTTACTCAATCCACTGTCGGCTATGCCTCACTGTTGATTTTCGGTATTGCCTACACCCTCGTCATGATGGAGGAATACCTAAAACTCAGAAAGTCAAAACCTGTGCTACTTGCCGCGGGTTTAATTTGGATACTGATTGGTTTTGTCTACAAAGATATCGGCCAACTTGACATTGCCAAGTCCGCTTTAGAACACAATCTACTGGAATACGCCGAGCTATTGTTATTCTTACTGGTGGCCATGACTTATATCTCCGCAATGGAAGAGCGGCGCCTATTCGACGCCCTACAATCATGGATGGTAGGTAAGGGTTTTGACTTCCGTTCGCTATTTTGGATAACCGGCATTTTGTCGTTCTTTATTTCTCCCATTGCCGACAACCTTACTACCGCTCTGCTGATGTGTGCCGTGGTACTCAAAGTCGGTGGAAGTAACCTTAAATTTGTCAATATCGCTTGTATTAACATCGTCGTTGCGGCCAATGCTGGCGGTGCGTTCAGTCCGTTTGGCGACATCACAACCTTGATGGTATGGCAAGCTGGTCATGTTTCATTCTCTGAATTTCTGCCACTGTTTGTGCCTTCTGTGGTGAACTACCTTGTGCCAGCACTCATCATGTCGTTGTTTGTTCCCAAAACCCAACCCGATGCCGTGCACTCACACGTAGAACTCAAACGTGGCGCATTTAGGATCGTGGGGTTGTTTATCTTAACCATCGCTACCGCAGTCGCATTCCACGCCGTTCTGCACTTCCCACCCGTTATGGGCATGATGATGGGACTGGCGTATTTGCAGTTCTTCGGCTTCTTTTTGCGGAAGACACTACCTCGCTCCATCGCCAAGAAAAAAGCGATGGCCATTGCCAATAACGATGAAGCGGCATTGAAGCGTCTTGGCTCTATTGTACCTTTTGATGTATTTAGACGCGTCTCGCATGCCGAGTGGGATACCTTGCTGTTCTTCTACGGTGTAGTGATGTGTGTGGGCGGTCTTAGCTTACTGGGCTACTTGAGTGTGGTCTCTGAAATCATGTACACCCAATGGGATCCTATTTGGGCTAACGTCATGGTGGGCATTTTGTCGGCCATCGTCGATAACATTCCAGTGATGTTTGCCGTCCTCACTATGAACCCAGAACTTTCGATGGGTAACTGGTTATTGGTCACGCTTACCGCAGGTGTTGGGGGCAGTTTGCTGTCCGTTGGTTCAGCAGCAGGTGTAGCACTTATGGGCGCTGCGCACGGCAAATACACCTTCTTTGGACACCTCAAATGGATGCCTGTCATTGCGATTGGTTATGCTGCGAGTATATTCGTGCACTTATCGATGAACGGTGGCTTGTTCTAA
- a CDS encoding glycerol kinase translates to MHNKLSTSALAKQRQVESKSLFNELKQLGYITWHDDHWLLTDVGSRFGGEYIESEKYGRFIVWPTNLVLDDTLRSNKHLTATQLGERFGLPAKKINLLLSELGWLQRQDSDWTATIQGVKAGAQPRTDKSGQHQFVVWHPSVLRNHRLKQSVLEFKGVDAEAHSTENSFSSFRQKFAAKHRSLDGHYVQSKGELLIDNWLYMAGVVHAYQRQLPIEQDVVSDFYLPVGKVYLQYWGSDAGPIDSKTVEATRTLYQQHDLPLIEVFPEEIEQLDSVLPKKLKPFGIKAY, encoded by the coding sequence ATCCACAATAAACTCTCTACCTCGGCCTTAGCAAAACAACGTCAAGTTGAGTCTAAGTCGCTGTTCAATGAACTCAAACAGCTAGGCTACATTACTTGGCATGACGACCACTGGCTGCTAACCGATGTCGGCTCGCGCTTTGGTGGCGAATACATTGAGAGTGAAAAATATGGGCGCTTTATTGTCTGGCCAACCAATTTGGTGTTGGATGACACGCTGCGAAGCAATAAACACCTAACGGCAACGCAGTTGGGTGAACGATTCGGACTTCCTGCTAAGAAAATCAACTTACTCCTTAGCGAACTGGGCTGGTTGCAACGTCAAGACAGCGACTGGACTGCTACGATACAGGGCGTGAAAGCGGGGGCACAGCCAAGAACCGATAAAAGCGGCCAACATCAATTTGTTGTTTGGCACCCAAGTGTGCTACGCAACCACAGGCTCAAACAAAGCGTATTGGAATTTAAAGGGGTCGACGCCGAAGCCCATTCAACCGAAAATTCTTTCTCCAGCTTTCGCCAAAAATTTGCTGCCAAACACCGCTCGCTCGATGGCCATTACGTACAGTCTAAAGGTGAACTGTTAATTGATAACTGGTTATATATGGCTGGGGTGGTTCATGCCTATCAAAGACAGTTGCCCATTGAGCAAGATGTAGTGAGCGATTTTTATCTACCCGTAGGCAAAGTCTATCTCCAATATTGGGGCTCAGATGCAGGCCCCATTGATAGTAAAACCGTAGAAGCGACTCGAACCCTCTACCAGCAGCACGACCTACCTCTGATTGAAGTGTTTCCAGAGGAGATTGAACAACTCGATAGCGTTCTGCCTAAAAAGCTTAAACCTTTTGGGATCAAGGCCTACTAA
- the thiE gene encoding thiamine phosphate synthase — translation MINNPYRLYLVTDENQDMDTLVHVVSEAVAGGVTMVQLREKHHDVRAFIQKAQAVKHVLKGTGVPLIINDRVDVALAVNADGVHLGQTDMPAELARKLIGSQRILGLSIESNAQLEQAQSLPIDYIGLSAIFATPTKTNTKTHWGLDGLREVLAKTTLPVVAIGGINEANLTNITTTGVHGVALVSAICHADSPKEAAAKLRTIMENASN, via the coding sequence ATGATCAATAACCCGTACCGCTTGTACCTTGTGACCGATGAAAACCAAGACATGGACACCTTGGTACATGTCGTCAGCGAAGCAGTCGCTGGCGGCGTAACCATGGTTCAACTGCGCGAAAAACATCATGATGTGCGTGCGTTCATCCAAAAAGCGCAAGCCGTCAAACATGTCCTTAAAGGGACTGGGGTACCACTTATTATCAACGATCGTGTCGATGTTGCCCTAGCCGTGAATGCCGACGGCGTCCACCTAGGCCAAACCGACATGCCCGCTGAATTAGCTCGCAAACTCATTGGCTCCCAACGCATTTTAGGTTTGTCGATAGAAAGTAACGCCCAGTTAGAACAAGCTCAGTCATTGCCTATTGACTACATTGGGCTAAGCGCCATTTTTGCTACCCCGACCAAAACCAACACCAAAACCCACTGGGGTCTGGATGGGCTACGCGAGGTTCTCGCGAAAACAACACTTCCAGTTGTCGCAATTGGAGGGATTAATGAAGCTAACCTAACAAACATCACCACTACGGGTGTTCATGGTGTCGCTTTGGTTTCGGCGATTTGTCACGCCGATAGCCCCAAGGAAGCCGCCGCTAAGCTGCGTACCATTATGGAAAACGCCTCTAACTAG